The Rhineura floridana isolate rRhiFlo1 chromosome 15, rRhiFlo1.hap2, whole genome shotgun sequence genome window below encodes:
- the LOC133370609 gene encoding interferon-inducible GTPase 5-like: MEIQEMDLREMGSMIQSRVVLEVSSQVQSLLDALETTTLEIAVTGESGAGKSTFINALLGLNDGDPHAAPTGVTETTPSPTPYQHPRLPSVQLWDLPGTGTPSFQAERYLQQMGLERYDFFIIVASERFRQNHAELARAVGAMGKRFYFVRSKVDQDLWASQRRRPTHFQELQVLREIEVDCIRQLQKEGLDSPKVFLVSSFELHRFDFQRLQDTLAEELEDHKRHVLLLSFPSVTAVAVEKKKASLRKHIWKKALLACVVSALPGLPLHLNIPMLMNTLDSYRKSFGLDDYSLGALASAVSKPCCELRSQVCSTLGKDLSENAVQAILSQAALYGQMAARLLKNKVPLFDNLVAGGISFVAAYYLLHTALDSFAQDAQRVLERAYSLEDEVQGSLCYPPDPGFIYD; the protein is encoded by the coding sequence GTCCAGTCAGGTCCAGTCGCTCCTGGATGCCCTAGAGACCACCACACTAGAGATCGCAGTGACAGGCGAATCTGGTGCTGGGAAATCCACCTTCATCAATGCTCTGCTGGGGCTTAATGATGGTGACCCCCATGCTGCTCCTACTGGTGTAACTGAAACCACGCCTTCACCCACACCTTACCAGCACCCTCGCTTGCCCAGCGTCCAGCTGTGGGACCTGCCAGGCACTGGCACCCCAAGTTTCCAAGCCGAGCGGTACCTGCAACAGATGGGTCTCGAGAGGTACGATTTCTTCATCATCGTCGCCTCGGAGCGGTTCCGGCAGAACCATGCCGAGCTGGCCCGTGCTGTGGGCGCCATGGGCAAGCGCTTCTACTTTGTCCGTTCCAAGGTGGACCAGGACCTGTGGGCTTCGCAGCGACGAAGGCCAACCCATTTTCAGGAGCTTCAGGTGTTGCGGGAGATCGAGGTGGACTGCATCCGTCAGCTGCAGAAAGAAGGTCTGGATTCCCCCAAGGTCTTTCTGGTCTCCAGCTTCGAATTGCACAGGTTTGACTTCCAGCGCTTGCAGGATACTCTGGCCGAGGAGCTGGAGGACCACAAGCGGCATGTCCTGCTACTTTCTTTCCCCTCCGTCACCGCTGTGGCCGTGGAGAAGAAGAAAGCGTCGCTGCGCAAGCACATCTGGAAGAAGGCTTTGTTGGCCTGCGTCGTCTCAGCCTTGCCCGGCCTGCCTCTCCACCTCAATATCCCCATGCTCATGAACACTCTAGACTCCTACCGCAAAAGCTTTGGCTTGGATGACTACTCTCTGGGGGCCTTGGCCAGCGCGGTCTCGAAGCCCTGCTGCGAATTGAGAAGTCAGGTGTGTTCAACGTTGGGGAAGGATCTCTCGGAGAATGCCGTCCAGGCCATCCTGAGCCAAGCTGCCCTCTATGGACAGATGGCTGCCCGGCTGTTGAAGAACAAAGTGCCCCTTTTTGACAACTTGGTAGCTGGGGGCATCTCTTTTGTGGCTGCCTATTACCTGCTGCACACCGCCCTAGATAGCTTTGCGCAAGATGCCCAGAGAGTTCTAGAAAGAGCCTACAGTCTGGAGGATGAGGTCCAGGGCTCCCTCTGCTACCCTCCAGATCCTGGATTCATTTACGACTGA